The DNA window CTGATTCACTGCAATATTCtattacatattaaaatgaaataacgtCATTTGTAAGAATTGAAAATATCATTCGTTGAACTTGTTGTCTGTGGTACTTTAAGATAAAATTGCAGAAAGTCTTGTTCTGATATTTAGAAGTTTTCAAGCATGCTTAAAGAACAAGCAGATATATACTTGTAAATTATATAAGAGGACATAAAACTATTCATAGTAACAAAACTACATTCATATTGTTCCGCATCTATTAGGAAAATCCAAATAATCTAACGGATATGCAACAGATATACAaatcattttacttttaatatcTCTGATGAcgtttcatttgaaaaaagaaactaaacaacaaaaataaccaacaaaattgtgttgttttgtttttttaaataatatttaatgtgAAGCAGTGCAGAACAAAATGTTATCAGAAACTCGGGAAActtataaaaatcatttgtgTAAGAGGATAAAAAAAGAATCCATTAAAAGTGAGTAACTAAAATGTacatcttttaaacaaaagttaatatatatcttaattctatggcataatttaaaaattatatagatgCCTTCATTACATTTGCACTGTAAAATATGCTTGGGAGCTTCCTTCtgtgttttgtttatacaattgtatgagaaatatcatatataaaacaattttttttactgatatataACTTTCGCGTGATAAAGATAACAAACTTGTTAAGTcaaaattacaaatactttataGATCACCAAAGCTTGTTAGAGAATGGATGTTTGGATGGAATGTTTGTCACAACCGTTTTTCTTCTCGATACGTCAGCTAGCATGACTGGGACAGGCCTTGAGCAGATGAAAACTGCGTTTAAGAATATTATCCACGGTAATAGAAATAGACTAAGCAATCAAACTTAAAATTAAGGGATGAATTCAATAACTATCAACTTTACACTGATATACACTTGGTTGGAACAATTTATTAAactacaaaacaaacaaaaagccTAAACtttgtaatataaaaaattgtcaactGCTCCAGCCcagtttatgtaaatataaatttggtaGCTATTGACTTCATTCCttattatttttgattttaatttgtattattacatgtaattgtagaTTAGACCTAGTCATTTGACTTTTAATATGTCAATGGATTGTGTAAAATTCAAACGTGATACGTTAGCCTTACTGAGACGtaggtaacattatttatacaatataaaataaatgttttagccAATTAGAAAGCgtgttacaaaaaaaaataatttattctcattcaaaattagttttaatacAAATCTTGccaaaataaattcttttttttttgtttaagcaGGTATAGCGGTGGCGATAGcgtaaaaaatacataacttgCGCTAAAAGTATTCTAACATGATCACAATTTCTTTAGAGGAAAACAGAATACTTAGTGAATTctaatatctttcaaaaaagtttaattgtagggtacatgtacaataaagcacacttgatatatttttgttaacaaatattttcaaaataagcaCTGTATTTATTATTGTTATATCTTGTTTTTTATTGTCTTTTCGGACAATTCTCTCGTCAAAAAACATCATTACATTATTTATCAATGTTTGATTCTATTCATTTGATGAAGCCTGAATACCTTTTCaggaaaaatgatgaaaattgttTGCTAAACACTAGTGGTATATACTTCTTTTTTATGCTAGAGTTTTCTCAGCATTCATCAATAACAGAAAACGTCACAGTAATGACGTTCGGACAGGACGTAAAAGTTATCCAGTATTATTCTTGTGATCACGCAGAAGTCACAAAATGTGTCGGTAATATACCTAATGAATgctaaattttaaatcaaaattacacCAAAACCTATACCAAATCAGAAGCAAAAGCATCCACAGGAAACTccaattaaaattgttttaaatctgATCCACGACAGATTATTTAGAATGCCAAGGGAATAGTCCATTGGAGGCTGGACTTCTGTTCTCTTTATCAGGCATCAATACAGGTTAGTTTTGCATATGTAATATATTACTTTATCAgtattaaaatttgatcaaatttggtttttttaagtaaatgtaACTTCAAAGATATGATATAGGTATATACTCAACTGAAACTGTCTAGATAGAACTTGTattacaacaaaaaataattttggtaGATTGGGAATGCTCATAATGATTAAAAGAACATGCCTCATCTTGTAGACTATTTTTGAATGTATAGAAAAAGTTGTCATTGAAAAACAAGTTCATGCGACTACATAATTTTATACTTATTTTGTAGTTCCGTATACAGCTTTGGGATCACTCAATGTCAGAACTAGATTAGTTATTATTACTGATGGTAAACATACAGATATCGGTGCCCAACACGACGAGGAAATATTTGAGGCATTAAGTTTTAACAAAGTAGGTTGGTCtctatatcatttttttctctcgCGAGGGGATTTAACATCGGTAATTGTGTTTGTGTGTTGGTGGTAGTGAAATATGCACATGTGCATATTAAAATTATCACTCTGATTTCTTAAACTTTGCTTGCTTCTGAAAGCTACATATGTAATGTCTCATAAAAACGTTCACATAATATTACTTTATGCATAAACCTGTATATTTGATGTATATTTGATGTTACTTTTAACCATTAAAACACGATAATCACATGAAATGTTTTGATTCACACTCcattcaaaaattatttctttcatGAGGGGATGCTTTTATTGGCAGTGCTCGAAATTATCGATACACTTTTGCtacatttttaatgtaattcCTTAAAAAAAGACAGGTACAGAAGTTATcgatttagtaaaagaaatgGGAAAATGGAACCCAATATTCTGTATTCCAGTTGGAGATGACCCAGATATAGTGAGAAATTCTAACGTTTTACCTAATTaccatgtatattgtatatggCAAAATGTAAACTTTGAATGTATTGGAATATGGTGTCATAAATCtgtattaaaatatgataaatacaaattataatacagCCAGAAAGATCGAtcagtttgttttataaatgacATCTGCCGTATGAGTTATTGAATGTTATTAATCAATTCACTTATTTATTATAAGCAATTTTCTGTGTTTTCATACAGTGTTTTCTTGGCACAATGATATTGGGATCAGAGGGGGGTAAACTTGTTCCCTATTACGAAGCCAGACAGCTTGGAAGATATTCTGTGAACATAGtatgtattaaaaatcaaacctctcaaccattttttttacGCTGTACGcaattgataatattttatacaaaactgaGATAAAATCAACAAACTTCAGCAAagaatgtaaatttttttcagaatactGCATCAAATGTCCTTCAACAGTTGCCTCTTGAAGATCTTTTGTCGCCAGGAGATATCAAAATGGAAGTTTCAAAAATAGTCGATGTATCAGAACAAGATTTGGTAGGAAACCTTTATGAGAATATGAATTTAAtccaaatgcatgcaacaaattaaacttgcaaataattcaAGATGTCAAGATCGTAAAATAGTACTCAAATTGTTTACCGTAACAAGCATATTATTTTGCGGTAACTAGAATGATATTTGTGAAATCGTTGGAAAAAGAAATGTGTACAAATGTGGAAGGGATGTTAAAGATGAAATcgaaaaagaaaaggaaactgagttccaagaaaaatatttgcacaTGCCTAAAATAGGAACACGTGTTCGCAGAGGACAAGATTGGAAGTGGAAAAACCAAGACGGACAAGGACCCGGTACGGTTGTGGGACATTCAAAAAGAAGTAAGAAACATTATAATTGGCAGATATTAACCAACAATTGGTCCTCCTTGATAGTGGAAAGTCTGAATCCTGCAAACGAAATTAAgtttatataaatgaaataaagaaaaaattgaaacatatttACAGAATATTGATTTTCTTTAGCTCTCTGTcgtaaaataaatcattttttatctatttagtTGGATGGATTAATGTTGAATGGGATAATGGCATTTTACTGCCATATAGATTCGGAAATAATGGTTTTATCACTGCATACGATATTGAGCCTTGTGATGAACCAAGGATACTTGAAAGCCAGCCAATAGCTGTTGGGTGTCTTGTTCGTAGAGGTATTATCatgcgttattttatttttaaaaatgctaataCATTGCAAAACACTAAAATAAGCAAACTTCGTCACTGTTATAGGTCCTGATTGGAAATGGAATAACCAAGATGGAGGAGCAGGAAATATTGGAACGGTTTATAGACTTAAAACTGAAACGGAAATTTatgtatgaatattaatattagtattttaaaaactcatataaatttttttaaaaacaaaacggGTAAATATATACCTTTTTAATCATTATAGGTTCGATGGCCAAATGGAAACAAGAGCAATTACAGATATGGATATAAAAGCTGTTACGATGTGGAAATATGGTAAAATAAACTGAAACGTGCATGTATAACCAATTTAAAAGGAGAATCGTTACAAGTAGATTTAGCAAGCTTATAATGCCGccatatttgtttacatgttcCTCAAACGAAACGAACGAAAATCGGAACGGATCTGAAAAGTATTTTACTTTACATCGAAGTTAAACAAGCCAGTCAGGatcaatttactttatataaatTGTTATCTTCATCAAACAGATTTTGACATTATTATCCATAATATTGACGTTTCAAATGCCTAAGCAAACAGAATTACAAATTGCATAGTCTAAAATTTCTCAgcatttcaaaacagttttttatgttgaaaattatacaaatttaatcttaatttcatattttaaggatttataattataatgccgtatgtttttaaaacagtaaaaacaaaagaaattaaaacgccaattctttacttttttgattatataaatCAAACTGCGCTTAATtactaactttttttttaaaatataagcttgaattatattatgatattaaacATACATTACAAGTTTATAGATTTCAATTTCAAACTTTATAGTTTACATTTTACCAACGATGCTTACATTTGCAATGAAAATGATGCAAGGGGAAACCttgcaaatcttttttttcgtgtttttttaCTAGCTAAAGTATCGATAAAACACAAAATGGCGAATCCAATCTCATcgtcaaaaatataaaacaagacATCAACAAATGGTGTCATCATGATTAATTATAATATGTAAACTTcggattttaaatttgaaagcaatttaaaaacaatgaaagatATGTGTTATAATACGTGGCCGAATGTATTTAAACTACTATTTTGTAAGATTGTGATACGGCCTTTACATGGGCATTTAAAGGTTTCTTTCAAAGATAATATGACATACAGCTATTTAGGTAGAATTTTATATCGATCAAAATCTTGTACAGCCAATGCAtacatacttttttattttaaaagtgtatGTTAAATGTACGTGTAAATTGTTCTTTTTTCCATCGCAATTAAcagaagacctactcgttgctatGCAACAAGCGTTGCTCTAGTTTACTGATTTACTGTTTTATACGCCTTTGATAGAAAAGAAGGTTCGTCATTCTTTTCTGCCTTTTTATTGCTTTCGGATTATGCCACACCTTCCcttgttctttaaaaatatcGGCTTTCATTATCTGCAGCCAGTTAAGTTTAATTTCGGCTTTTCTCTTCTTCGTCTTCCCTCGAGTCAAGAAAAGCGTGGTCTTGATGATACAATATAAGATTATGGCCAAAACTAAttcttaaattattaaaaagtaGTTTATAATTTCTTGTCAAACtcatacatgtacgtattcAAATCATTGACATGATATATCCCCCGTTCCGTTGTGTATTTTGttcgcgttttagcaacaccctcGTAAAATAGTTGATGGGATTGGGGACAAAGTTTTTTCATACAAGGCTGTCATTGATTGATCAGTCTCTCACAGCAGAGGATTAATCGTAATAGTTCAATCATAATTTCTCAGTCAAAAGGTTGTTATATGTCTACATATTTATTATCGTTTACATATCTACACCGTTCAATTTCTGGCATAAGTTAGTTTCATTTCATCGTTGGATAACGTTTCAATTAACATCTGTTTTTGATAGTCCCACAATAGACTGGATTCATGCAGAGATCAATCAGGTCTACCATATCTGTGCATCTACATGCCTGTCTTTAACTGGGAAGCTTGTGAGGAGCTTGAGtactaaaataataaatagcGTTGACCCAATTTAACttcaagatacagagctttaaAAGATTAATCCAACTGCTGTACTGACAAtgacaaacttttaaaaaaaatgaggacTATCGGATGCAGctatcatttgaaatattattttcagaTGAATGTAACAGATCCTTAAAAGTAAACTATGAGTAAAAATGCTTAGGGAAAGTGTGCATGTTTAACGACGGCAACCTATTTTGTGGACGTTTGAttacttttttataaagttCTCCGGTGTAAAGTAATCGAGTTATCTGATCAAAATAGAACAAACTTTCGAAGAAAAAAACCACGTGTCTTATAATTgtgaaataaagtatgaatttaAATCGATTAATTGAGGGTTTTTTCTTGGATTGTGTGAAAAACCTGTTGTTtatgtccattttttttttcatttagatatttagctttctatatttttactttaaacattgtATATAATCTTACGATATGTTTTGCAGTGATCCGTTTGACCCAGCTGTAATAGAATCAGTGAAACGTCAAAAGAAAGGTATAGCAACCAAAAACTTTAAAGTTATTTTAGATAGCACTGTTACAATCATTTTTGCTCATATTATCtgataaattaaatttgaaaactcATTTGAAAGACGATGAAAATTTCATAAACAGTAATTTTTATCTAACGATAAACTCTGGCAAAGGAACACACTTATgtacgactacaaaaaaatatctacaaaatgtaaattgtttgtAACATTCAAACTCTAACTactttcaatgtatttataaatgagtttctttgaaaagcaatgcttttgaatacattactttgaaattatcaatttgttcaagtaCTTTTAGAATCTATTTGTATCATTGCAACCTTTAGATTGTTTTTTAaaccaacattttcaaatttccaagagattaatataatattttatcgATAAATAACTAACATATTGTTgtcttgatatattttttttattttaggtgTAAAATGAAtctaaagaagaaaataatgGTGACTACTTTTACGAAAGAAGTATTCAATATAAGACTTTTTGGTGATTAGGATATATATGAATGACgcctcaattttttaaaactgattttatGGATACTTAGTGATGAAAATGTTTCGATGAATCAGATTTTTGGCGGCTACTTTCTCTAGTATTGTTTTACCTGGCAACAACTTGTTTTCGCAACCAGGTGGTTTTGTATAGCGAAttaagcagaaaaaaaataaggaacATTATCCGCAACGCTGGAGTGCTTGGAAACATTGCAATTTTTACACACGAACTAATCAAGAATTGTTATATTAGTTTTCATAAATGAACATGGATCTTTGTGTTATTCAAATGTTAAGAACCTCAGATCAAGGGCttataaaggaaatattttttttttgattattGATCAAAAAAGGACAAAAGATTTTTCCTTGTTAAAGGTAGGCCTTTGAATTGATGTTTAGACAAATATTGATAGAAAAGGAAATTGTGTCGTTAAGGAAGACttcataaaagaaattaaaatattttttatatcctAATGTTGACCCATTTTAACATCTTTATTCAGGAAGACTTCCAAAATTAATTATACACTTTGGAATGTCAAAGACAGCACTGTTGAAAAGCCGTTTGAAGTtggtttcagaaaaaaattaggACTTCCTAAGTTATACAAAGCAATCAAAATTATACAGAACTAATAAGACGTCATTTACTTATAAAAGCATACATCGCTCTAACATTCTGGGTCAGATATAGGAAAAGACGTGTGGTCAAGTGTATTTTGCAGCTACAAAACAAGGAGATGGTGCAATTAAAGGTAGGCCTATAGTAGAAAGAAATGAGAcagtattgttttatttgtaataagTTTTTACATCTGATTATTCTTATTATAAACGCACTATTCTACCTGATTTTATAGTTAGCTTAGCTACTGATAGGTATGGTTCTAAACCTTTTCTTTCAATCACCAATAGtactgatacatgtaacaaaactTGAGCAGCATTGTACATTTTCGTGAATGTGAAgtcaacaataaatatttttggtaataaCTTAGAGTCTTTTCGTCAGCAATTTGACATTCGCCTCTCTATTGAAGGGGACATTGCAAATAAACGAAGCCATGTAACTATGCAAAGTTCTGAATTTTCTAATCTGCTACATAAAAGTTATGGACTCGATTTTTTGTGCTTTAGTACCGTCAAATCGGATGAGAACTTTTAATTGTTTTAGATATTAACATTGTACCTAACTTAGTCATGCCAATTGAAGTTGTAAACTGTACCCTCAACGCATCATGCTGTATTATacttatgtaaaaattacacaaaaCATAAAAAGGAGTTATCAATAATCGGTAATTATACTGTTGTATCAATATGAACAAGAACCATGCAAAACCAGTTCTTCGTTTACCTTCTACAATACACATTGACAAtgtataagattttttatttatttgtcgAAATGATTgctataatttttaatattttaatatttatatgtgatttATAATATAATGCTTTGGATTTACAATTGAAatgctttaaaggggcatggtcacgattttggtcaaaaattatatcCAGATCTCAATGTTACAATGCTTCATTACGGtatttttaattgtcatttaAAATTTGGTGCCATAAGTTGAGTTATAAGAGAGTTATAGAGCTTTCatttctttgctatgtaaacaaagattttgtttacattttgaatgttgaagtgaaattccagttttaaacctaaaatgaatgtgttaaacgttaggaactgtttatctattctTAAAATGAAGTAGACTgtagccctgtatcttgcttataactctacgactggctttcaaatttaatttgatcattagaattgcattcctaaagcattataaataataaaaaaacagaaaaatagaatttgaccaaaatcgtgatcatgtCCCTTTAACAAGAAAACAATTACTAAAACGCTCTTATCGAATTGTATAACTCTCCTTTCCAGATGCTACCACTAATTTATGTTGGAAATATGGTATTCTTGTTAGCGAAAGGAACAAACATACATTGTTCATCGGAGAAACTGTGTAACTGCTCTCTGCAAAATACAGTTATCATTGCTCATTGTAATGGACTAAATTTAACCACATCACCAAACTTTACAGAGGATGTCCTAGTTATTGATTTGGGACTAAATCGTATTGATGGTATACCGCAAAATTTGCCGAGTGGCTTGATACTTCTAAATTTAACTGGAAATCCATACTTACGAAAAATCGAAATCGATGATTTAGGAAGATACAACAACCTTCAACACTTTGACGCATCACATTGCAGTTTAAGGAATATCAAAAAGTTTGCATTTAGAAACAATACAAATCTTCAATATTTAGACATCTCAAATAATCCTGAACTAACCTTGGATGTACTAAATAATGTTACTCgtgatttaaaatattcaaatatcacTACTCTTCGTCTAGATAAACTTCAGTGCACCTATAGCATAAGTACCGTTTTTCGTACCGATTACATAAAACATCTAAGTAACTCTCATTTAAAAGTTCTGTCCGTTGCCTCGAATAGAATATCCTATTTCGAGCATGATGTATTCGTGAGGTTGCCGAATACATTAGAAGAATTAAATGTCGGAGATAATAGTCTAGGCTTTGGAAGTTATCTATTATTTCTAAGTAATCTCAAAGGGTTGAAAATTCTAAATGCAACATTTCAAAATTCGTTTCACCTAACAAGAAGGATTGGTTGTTTTTGTAACGATTCTTGGAATTCAAATTTTCTCCAAGCCTCCACCCCTTGTGCAGGAGGaatcaattatcaaaatgaaatgaattttaagccATGTACAAATGGCAACAGTAACCattcaaaaatgaatacaaACATTCATATATCTACATTCGTTAGTGCCTCCTTAACTATATATGGCCCTCCTAATTTGGAGCGATTCTATTTTCACGATAATATGTACAAACTGGAGGTACGAAATTACCAATTTAACTTAACTTACAGAAAACTTACCCATCTGTTTCTACAAAATAATATTCTTTATAAGTTATCTGGACCACTTCGAGGTCTCCAAAGCGTACAATATTTAGATCTGTCAAATAACTTATGTGAATATATTTCTGTTTCTTTCTTCGATGAGTTTGATGGAGTTATTCAGCTTAA is part of the Crassostrea angulata isolate pt1a10 chromosome 3, ASM2561291v2, whole genome shotgun sequence genome and encodes:
- the LOC128177295 gene encoding uncharacterized protein LOC128177295; translation: MLSETRETYKNHLCKRIKKESIKNHQSLLENGCLDGMFVTTVFLLDTSASMTGTGLEQMKTAFKNIIHEFSQHSSITENVTVMTFGQDVKVIQYYSCDHAEVTKCVDYLECQGNSPLEAGLLFSLSGINTVPYTALGSLNVRTRLVIITDGKHTDIGAQHDEEIFEALSFNKTGTEVIDLVKEMGKWNPIFCIPVGDDPDICFLGTMILGSEGGKLVPYYEARQLGRYSVNINTASNVLQQLPLEDLLSPGDIKMEVSKIVDVSEQDLNDICEIVGKRNVYKCGRDVKDEIEKEKETEFQEKYLHMPKIGTRVRRGQDWKWKNQDGQGPGTVVGHSKRIGWINVEWDNGILLPYRFGNNGFITAYDIEPCDEPRILESQPIAVGCLVRRGPDWKWNNQDGGAGNIGTVYRLKTETEIYVRWPNGNKSNYRYGYKSCYDVEICDPFDPAVIESVKRQKKGVK
- the LOC128177291 gene encoding toll-like receptor 4; translation: MVQLKMLPLIYVGNMVFLLAKGTNIHCSSEKLCNCSLQNTVIIAHCNGLNLTTSPNFTEDVLVIDLGLNRIDGIPQNLPSGLILLNLTGNPYLRKIEIDDLGRYNNLQHFDASHCSLRNIKKFAFRNNTNLQYLDISNNPELTLDVLNNVTRDLKYSNITTLRLDKLQCTYSISTVFRTDYIKHLSNSHLKVLSVASNRISYFEHDVFVRLPNTLEELNVGDNSLGFGSYLLFLSNLKGLKILNATFQNSFHLTRRIGCFCNDSWNSNFLQASTPCAGGINYQNEMNFKPCTNGNSNHSKMNTNIHISTFVSASLTIYGPPNLERFYFHDNMYKLEVRNYQFNLTYRKLTHLFLQNNILYKLSGPLRGLQSVQYLDLSNNLCEYISVSFFDEFDGVIQLNLSRNMLSTCIENDTQGQIFQRLIKLKILDISYNRVRKFPRLIFQYLDNLSELYVKFNSLETFNVLISHMQKLSFLDLSNNQITTLDATFRTSLQSIILKTKFTQINLYKNTLKCSCEEYDFMQWLKKYKDHILKLSKYECISPNSSSLSFKNLDHIISSMEMFCATYFNLIVVLTIILFVIMTIIVGAILNRYRWRLRYLYFLAKRRYTEVQHLQQSNTDSYRYDAFVSYAEEDKDFILRKLNFLEKDNNLKLCVHCRDFIPGTDIADNIANAIHNSRRTLCVLTSFFLDSYWCMYELNMARMESIYSRKEQNILCIVILDKTVFEKVPLKIVDLLESQSYLEYPDNGNEDLSFWNKLSLTLQSPVS